The genome window CAAATACATTTACTGGTTCAGGAAGGAGGAGTATATGATAGCCAAAACATTCTTTGTTTGCCCAAACTGTGGTAATGCGCATAAATTCAAATTATTTAATACCAGCTTCCAGGTAATAAAACAATCTCCGAAGAAGGGAAAACGTACGGACGAAACCGGGTTTTTGCCGAGTCTGCGGGATAAGGATAATTATATTGAATGCCAACAATGTTTAAGAGAATTTGCATATGATAGGGGAGTAGATGCCGGTAAAAATGCGGTAAATAATGTGAGGTGCCTCAAAACGAAAAGAAACAACAGAAATTCAATGAAAATTGACAGAAGAATATTCTACAAAAAAAGAACTATCATTTGAGGAAAGGATTGAGAAAATGAATTATTACACGCATTGGTACCTTATTTTTTTATCATGTTTCTTAATTATGAAAATGGTTAGAAAAATGTTAAGGAAAAAAACGAACTATCGTTTGAGGAAAGGGTAAAAAATGCAAAATCACACGCCTTGGTATCTTATTTTTCTATCATGTTTTTTAATTATGAGTTTCTTATTTGCATTGATATGCAACAGTATTGAGAAATACTTTCAATGGGGTAATAATACCCATTCGTTACGGTAGAATAGTTACATTATAATAATACCGTGGCAAAGTAGTAACGTATTCTGCACTCAATTTATATGAAAAGCAATAATACTTTTCAGAAGGAGAAAAAAATGAGAAGGTTTGCATCCTGGTATCTTATTGCATTATCAAGTATATTAGTCATGAGTTTCTTATATGTGTTAACGAGTTAAGTATGAGAGAAATATGGCAAAATAGGGATTTGTTGCCTGGTAATTAACTCGTGAATGGCAAGGGAAAGGGGAAAAATATGAATGACTGTTTCTGGAAAGTCATTCTGGGGTGCGTTATTGCTCTCTTGATTTCCTATCTGTTTTTTGCGATGAAGTTTGTTACGGCATGCATCAAAAAGGTGGTTTGTACGAATGACGTCCCTTGAATCAGGCATCAAAGCCGCCATACTGGGAATAATGGTTAATACAGGACTGGCAATTATAAAGATTATTACCGGTTTTACAGGGCATTCATATGCACTCATTGCGGATGGTATTGAATCTACAGCAGATGTAATCAGTTCAGTAATTGTCTGGAGTGGCTTGAGAATTTCAGCGGCCCCTCCGGATCCAAAACATCCGTATGGTCATGGAAAGGCGGAATCGATTGCAGGCCTGTTTGTTTCCATGCTGTTATTTGGAGCAGCCCTGTTTATCATAATTCATAGTATTAAAGACATTCTGGTCCCTCATAAAGCACCGGAATGGTATACGCTCATTGTATTAATGTTTGTCATTATAACCAAGGAAATACTCTTTCGATTTGTTATTTCTATCGGAGATGCAATAGACAGCACAGCATTACGGGGGGATGCATGGCACCACCGGGCCGATGCGCTCACTTCTGCTGCGGCGTTGATAGGGATTTCTATTGCTCTTATAGGAGGTGAGGGGTACGAAAGCGCTGACAGCTGGGCAGCGCTATTTGCCTGTGTGATTATCACATTTAACGGCATAAAAATTTTCAGGACAGCGCTTGATGAGGTAATGGACGCAACCGTCCCTCAAATGACAAAAGATGAAACCGTCAGAATAGCAAAACAGGTAGAAGGCGTCTTGTCGATCGGAAAATGCAGGATTAGAAAAAGTGGAATTACATTACTGGTGGATATTCATGTACAGGTTGAAGGGAAAATGAGTGTAAAGGAAAGCCATGCGATTGCACACCTCGTAAAAGATGAATTGATAAAAGAAAACCTGAATATCAGTGACGTTGTCGTACATATAGAGCCGTACCATCCCGGGGAAGCTCATGTATTATTGGAATAGAATATCAAGGAGAAAAGCGATGCAAATTTTATGTAACACAAAAAATGTAACAAAAATGATGTTCATCATTATTGCTCTGTCTTTACCGTCTCTTACCTTTGGTCACACTTTACAAGAGATAACCTCCACGGATGTAAAAAAGATGGTTCAAGCGGCGGATGAAAAAGTTACGGTATTATGCTTCTGGGCATCATGGTGCAAGGTATGCCAGAAACATATACCGGAGCTCGAAAATGTTTACTGGAAGTATAAAGGAAGAGATGTGGAAATAATCGGTGTGTCTCTCGACGATGATGCAAAAAAAGCAGATGAATTTATAAAAAAGAAGGGGATCTCGTTTCCTGTTGTGGTCGCTCAGGATTATGAAGAGATGAGGTATATCTTTCAAATATCAAAAATCCCCACGTTGATATACTATCTCGACGGACAGAAGCATCATGGTGAGGCGGGATATACTCCGCCAGACCACATTGAGGAAGATATAGAAAGTTGTCTCGCAGGTAGAGCAGCACCGGAGAAGGATGAAGTTTCGTCTTCTCAATAAAAACAGTGAGAAAAAGTAATCAATCAACAATTTTATTCATAGGTATGAATACTGGTATTTTTGCAATTATCGTCTATAATTGGCAGTGAAAAGCAATAAAATCTTCATTATTTAAAGAACGAAAGGAGGAACGTAGCTGTATAAAAAGTACGTTTAGAAAAATGTTCAAAGAAACAAAATACGTTTACGAAAATAATAGGAGGAAAAAGTATGAGGGCTTTCAGCAAGCGGAAAAATTTTCATCATGTAACAGGAATTTTTGTCTTAATGGTAATGTCTTACCTTTTTCTGGGGACTTCAACGATATTTGCGAAATGCGCGAAAGAAGATGATTGCCTTTCATGCCATAGTTCGCAAGAATTGAGGAAAGTCCACAAAGACTGTCAGTACCTGAAACAAGGCTGCCTGGCGTGCCACACTGCCCCTGCAACTTTATCTGATTATGCAAAGGCAGAGGAAGGATCGCCGTATGCCTGTTCACAGGGGGAAACAGCCTATGGAAGGAATGATCCAAGGTTCGCGGAGATTGGTTCTGATATACAAATAGGACAGGAGGATTGGGAAAAATTGAAGCGTACGGTACATGAGACAACCGAAAGGCACCTTGTGGGAAGAAAGTTTATAGAAGTTTATGGCCCACTGGGCGCGGGCATCCAGAGTGCTCCCCTCGATACCTATGCGATTCCCTCTTGGGCAAGCGTTGATATGCTTGGTGAGAGCAATGAAGCCATTCACTCTTTAAAGAGAGATATTGTTCATATACCTCTTATTTACAAAGACTTTTGGCTTTTCTGGAGAGACATGGAAGCAAACAAAAAATGCGAGACACCGTTAGATGTAAGCGCCGCAGTGGGTGCTTCGGTTGCAGCGGCCGCCAGGGAGGACGATCTCATTTTCAATGGTATGTCAGAGATGGGGATATCAGGACTTTTGAATGCTGATGGACGCAATATATTAAAGCTCAGTGACTGGTCAGTGATCGGAAATGGTTTTCAGGATGTCGTTTCAGCTACTGAGAAACTTGCAAGTTTAGGAATCCATGGTCCCTATATCCTTGTGGTAAACCCGAAACTGTATGCGCTTCTTCACAAAGTGTATGAACGCACAGGAGAATTGGAAATAGAAGGGGTAAAAGAGCTGGTATGTGGGGTATATCGAAGTTCGGTAATAAAAAAAGATGTTGCCCTTGTGGTAGCAAAGTGCAGGCAGAACATGGACCTTGCTGTTGGCGCTAATTTTCATTTAGAGTATTGGGGCTCTCAAGATTTGAACCATCGGTTCAGGGTCGTGGGAAGCTCCGTGCTGAGAATAAAAACACCCCAAGCTATCTGCACATTGGAGTAACGTATGACAGGACGGTATATTATGTTTCTCTGTGTAACAATAGTCTGTGTTTTTCTTTTTGTTTCAAAAGGATTTGCAGAGATTCCTTGCCTACTGCCGGATTGGGATGGAGTGGTAACCCTGGAGATGGAGGCAAGGCCGGTAACGCTGGAACTAAGGCCGGGGGTATACTTTGATGCCTGGGGATATTGTATAAAGGGAGAGCATCCTACCGTGCCCGGCCCAACTATAAAAGTGAGAGAAGGAACTAAGATCAGAATCCGTTTCACGAATAAATTGGCCGTCCCTGCATCGGTACATCCCCATGGAGTAAGATATACCATTGCCAGCGACGGTACCCATATTGCGGGAAATCATGCCAGCATTGTGGAACCAGGCGAAGCCAGGATATTTGAATGGGACACCGCGGGCACACCGGGTACGTGGTATTATCATTCCATGGCCTTTGAAAGAGGGGGAGAAAAGGGCTTGTCGAAAGGATTATGGGGCGCATTGCTTGTGGCGCCCGAAAGCGTTGACCCTGACCCACCGGATAAAGAATTTGTCGCTTTTATGCACACCTATTGCATAGATGGGAAAGAATATTGCTCCTTTAATGACAAATCCGGTGATATGGAGTTTATGTTGGGAAATAGTTCTGCCTTCTCGGGAGAGGCGTGGAAGGTTGGGAACGGAGAGAAAATAAAGATTCATCTCATAAATATCGATGAGGAAATGCATACCTTTCATATTCACGGACATCGTTGGATTAGCAAACCCACAGGGAAACTTGTTGATACTATAGGGCTGGACCCCTTTACTACCCATGTGTTGGAGTTTGTTGCCGGCGAAGGCGTAGGACCAGGCAACTGGGCATTTCACTGTCAATCCCAGAACCATATAAGGAATGGCATGTTCGGGATTTTTATGGTAGGGGAGAGCAAAATACCAAAACCTTTGCTTGCGGCATCTGCGTCAGAAAGCGCTCCGCCTACCTTAGATGGCAAAACGGCCTCCTTCATGTATACGGACCCATTGCTTAAAAGTATGTATGAAGATTTTGTTGGCCTGGCACAGGGAGACGGTCCCTGGGCTCAAGTATATCAACCTATTCCGCTCTATACCTATTTTAATCCGGCAAGACATTACACGCCTCCTGAGAGCAAGGAATATGAAACACTTCTGGGAAAATACAAACCCGGTCAATGTGTGGAGTGTCACGAGGAGGTTTCACCGGGCATTGTTGCCGAGTGGAAGATGTCCGATCATGCCAACACTAAGAAAACTCCTTATCAGACATTAGAAACCCAGGAAATCGAGCAATTAATCGGCAAGCAATTGAATAACTGGAAACCGGGGACCACGGAGGGTGTATACTGTTCTTATTGCCATGGAGATGATCATGAGAATCTCTTTATGCCCACGGTGGATACTGCCTGTGGAATCTGCCACCCGGCAGAGGCCGGAGAGTTTATGAGGGGGAGGGATTTCGGCAAGCCAAGTCATCCGCATAGCTGGGAGGGAAGCGTGTCTGTTCCCTGGTATGCCGAACTGTACCGGCGTGGCGAAGGTTTTTCTATGGTTGGATGTGACCAGTGCCATCAGAATATGTCTTCCTGTGACGACTGCCACTCCCGCCATCGGTTTTCAGCCGCCGAGGCAAGACGGCCAGAGGTGTGCTCGAGCTGTCACATGGGGCCTGATCACCCGGACTGGGAGAGTTACGAACACTCAAAATGGGGTGTTATATATGAGACGACAGGAGGGCAGTGGGATTGGGAAAAGAAACTTTCTCAGATAGTCCCCGGGGTAGATTACCTCGCTCCAACTTGCCAATACTGCCACATGTATGTGGGAGGAGGGCGCTGGGAAATGAATGTTGAAACGAAGGGTATTTGGCGTATGGGAACCATCCCTCCAATGGAGGTAGAGTTTAAATCAGGATTGAAAGACTTCCCCTATGGAATAAAGATACCACCCATGGACAAGAAGCTTGAAATCTACTCCGCTGAAAACAGAAAGAAGCGTGAAGATTGGATAGAACTCTGTGTGAAATGCCACAGCGACCGTTTTTCACGCATGTGGCTTGATTCACTGGACCAATATATGTTTGCGTCATGGAAACGCATTGATGAGGCGCAGTTCGTTTTAGAAAATCTTTTCGCTGATGACATGATTGTGCCTTCCCCGGAAGATAGGCCTCCCTTTCCGTTGAGTGATGCAATTGTCAAGGCGCTCGGTCCAGATACTTTGGGACCTGAACTGTATAACCTGTTTAAAAAGACCAGCGGACACCTTCCGGTTATCGGCCCTATCCTGGGCGCTTATTCCATTTTTACCCAGGCGGATGGCAATCCGAGCGGCATTGAAAGAGAATTTGTGGAAATGTGGTTCTGGGACCATTTGCAGGGATATAAGGGAACCGCCCACGCACAGCAGGACATAAGCTGGTGGTGGGGTACTGCCCAGACAGGTGGAAGAATGACGCGAATACAGGATGAAGCAAGGAAGCTACGACGTCTAAAGGCCCTTGAGGATGCAATACGGAAATAGATTGCTTAACCGAGAATCATTTTTAAAAAAGCATGAACGAAACGTGCATTTTTTCCACCTTTGTTAAAGCGTTTTTTTGCGTCATAAATCAATTTCACAGTGAATAAAGAAAATTATGGATATCGACAATGCGATAAAAGAGAAAATGCTGGTTGCGCAAAAAAATGAGATCACAGAGTATCGAATTTATAAAAATTTAGCAAAAACGGTAAGAAATGCTGATAATAAAAAAATCCTGGAAAACATTGCCGAAGATGAATTTCACCACGCTCAAATGTGGAAGAAATATACCGGGAAAGAAGTGAAGCCTGATACGTTAAAAATGTTGAAATACTCCATGATCAGCCGCATACTTGGATTAACCTTTGGATTGAAACTCATGGAACGTCGGGAAAAAAATACGTATGAGGTTTATTACAACCTTGGGATTGGAACAGAAGAAGAAATACATGAAATCATTAGAGAAGAAAAAGAACACGAAAATGAAGTGCTCGCCATGCTGGATGAAGATTTTCTTCAATACACCAGCTCAATGGTGCTTGGTCTAAACGACGCGCTTGTCGAATTAACGGGAGCGCTTGCTGGCTTTACTTTAGCATTAAAAAGCACACGGTTAATTGCTTTAGTCGGATTGGTCACGGGAATAGCTGCTTCTTTATCAATGATGTCTTCTGAGTATTTATCTACAAAAGCTGAAGGCAATAAAAAAAGCCCCTTAAAAGCGTCCCTGTATACCGGAATTGCATATCTTTTGACTGTTTTAATGCTCATTTTTCCATATTTAATTATTGCGAACTACTTTGTTTGTTTAGCCATTACCATATCCGTCGCGGTTTTTATTATTTTTCTCTATAATTATTATATTTCTATTACAAAAGACCTCCTATTCAAAAAACAATTCATGGAAATGACCGGCATAAGCCTGAGTGTCACGACAGTAACTTTTTTTATTGGCCATCTGCTTCGATATTTCTTGGGAGCCGGTATTTCATAAAGGCACCTGTATGTCCCACCTGGTTATTCAGCAGGAATCTTATGGCAGCTCAATATAAACTATATAATGAGGTCAGGGACTTCGTCCGCAAGTCTTTCGGAACGAAACCTTTTATTATGAAACACCTGGAGCGAACAGCCTCTGGGCCTTTATTTTGTTTCCGGATAGAGAAGAGGCATTTCATTGTGCTGCTGTTGCTCATGACATAGAACGCTCGGATCATGATTCCGAGGTAAACCTTCAATACCGCAAGCCTCCTTTCAGGGATTCCACTGCGCTTATTTACCATACGAAAAAGCAAAAAATCTGCTCTTATCCGTTGAATAACAAATCACTGTAGATATTTCAGGATTCTTCCAGAAAGTATTTTTTAATTTCTATTGACATTCGGAATTTTTTCCTTATTATTTGTTGAGAATGAGTCTTAATTTATTCATTGTAATGAGGTTAATAACTATGAAACATTCTATAAAAATAGCAACCATATTCCTTTTTTTTCTTATCGTATTTCCTTTTTGTAAAACTGCTTTTGCCGGTGTTTCATATATATTGAGCAGAAATGGCGATTATTCAACTGATGACAGGGCGTTTCTGAATACCGACACCATGTATGTTCAGGTGGAACAAAACGTTATTGACTACCGGGAGATAAACGCCTCCGTGTTTATTCTCCGTTCCGAACAAACAAAACGCAAATCAGTGCACTCCTTGACATGGGATAATGAGTTGAATGCCTTTATTGGTTCTACCTCTCTTGAAAATTATACCGTTGGGGACAGAATTGATATTATTATGGCTTTGCGGGGAGAAGATGAAATTATAAAGGAAAGCGACCGGTGTAGTGTCGGATATTCCGGGACGTGGGAAATACGGGGGGCTGTTTATGAAGAGGGTACAGGGGCGCCTGTCGAACATGCCCGAGTCCGGGTAAAAGGCGTTGCAGACATTCCGACTCCTGTTCCTTCAACATCTGAGAGCTATTATCCGGAAGAGGAAGATCAATTTGTTCTTACTGATAAGGATGGCACTTTTACCCTGGAATATGAAGGTATTGCCGGACAGGAAATTGTGATCACTGCAGGTAAGGAATCCCTCAAAAACGCTGGCGCAAATATATTCCTGGCAAAGGATGACTATGTCATCATCCGACCCGCTTCTCTGCCGGAGGAAGACCACTCCTCGTATGAATATCAATCAGCCAGGAACTGCGATAAGTGTCATAGTAATTTTTACAATGACTGGAAAGACAGCGATATGGCCGACGCAGCTGTTAATCCGCTAAATCAACTGGTCTTTCTCCTCTATACGGCATGGTATGTGACCGGTGACCGGTCAAATTTCCTGGATCCTACCATCTTTGATGATCCGAATCCTCCCAAGGTAAAAGGCTACGGAAAGATTTTTGAAGATGCAACAGGGCGATATCAGATTATCGGCGATGCCGGCAATATCCACGATTGCGCGGACTGCCACTCTCCATCATTTGCTTCCCATTTGCAGGAAGATGGTAATCCGCAGTGGGATATGAGGGCTGGCGTGTTGACCGATGTCGATAAACTTTCTTCTATTGATAAACAGGGCGTTCATTGTGACTTATGCCACAAAATACAGAAGGTACATGAAGAGGAAGAATTCTGGACAGAACCGGGCATAAACTATAAGGTTGATCTCCTGCGCCCGGATCCGTTACTCAAGTTATTGACAGACGGTAAACTCATGTTTGGCCCCCTGGACGATGTTACTCATAAAGACATGCAGGCATCGTATGTCCCTCAGTTTAAAAAGAGTGAAATATGTACACCGTGCCATCAGGATGCCAGGACACTTTTTCTCCAGCCAGTGGACGAGCATGATCAACCGGTGGGTGATCCCATTACGCGTATCCTGTGGAGCGAAGATACCTATCGCGAATGGCGTTTCAGCGGATACAGCGGACTGGAAGAGGACTACCCGGTAAACAACTATGCAGGCAAAGTACTTCAATGTCAGGACTGCCACATGAAGGATCCTCCTCCGGACCCAAATACCGGTAAATCGATTGCAGATTATACTGAGGTAGCAGACCCCTTTTATATGCAGGAAGAGACAAAGGATTTTGGAACAAAACGGGATCCCAGGACCATATATCCTCACCACTTTGAAGGCACGAATCAGAATTTAGCCTCCGGAGAAAAAAAGAGGTATCTGGACTGGGCGGTAGACCTCACCATAACAAACGCCAAGGTAGCAGATGGCGCCGTGAGCTTTGATGTTCACGTGACAAACTCTCATACCGGTCATACCTATCCTTCCGGAGTTACACAGAGGAACGTTGTTTTGCTTGTGGAAGCCTCGCAGTCAGGTGAAACCCTCTCTCAAATCAATAACCAGGTAGTGGATACACCGGGCGGGAATTTTCCTGACGGATACTATGAGGGAGAAGGTGACTATGCGGGGAAACCGGGAAAGATATTCATTAAACACAACAGGATGCTGGTGGATAATGAAGATCTTGCCCCCTTTTATTACGATATCCTGTATGCCTTTGCCGTTGAAGAACTGTATGATACCAGGATCAAGGCAAATCAAACAGATACCTCTCACTATGAATTT of Candidatus Brocadiaceae bacterium contains these proteins:
- a CDS encoding TlpA family protein disulfide reductase, with the translated sequence MQILCNTKNVTKMMFIIIALSLPSLTFGHTLQEITSTDVKKMVQAADEKVTVLCFWASWCKVCQKHIPELENVYWKYKGRDVEIIGVSLDDDAKKADEFIKKKGISFPVVVAQDYEEMRYIFQISKIPTLIYYLDGQKHHGEAGYTPPDHIEEDIESCLAGRAAPEKDEVSSSQ
- a CDS encoding VIT1/CCC1 transporter family protein translates to MDIDNAIKEKMLVAQKNEITEYRIYKNLAKTVRNADNKKILENIAEDEFHHAQMWKKYTGKEVKPDTLKMLKYSMISRILGLTFGLKLMERREKNTYEVYYNLGIGTEEEIHEIIREEKEHENEVLAMLDEDFLQYTSSMVLGLNDALVELTGALAGFTLALKSTRLIALVGLVTGIAASLSMMSSEYLSTKAEGNKKSPLKASLYTGIAYLLTVLMLIFPYLIIANYFVCLAITISVAVFIIFLYNYYISITKDLLFKKQFMEMTGISLSVTTVTFFIGHLLRYFLGAGIS
- a CDS encoding cation diffusion facilitator family transporter, yielding MTSLESGIKAAILGIMVNTGLAIIKIITGFTGHSYALIADGIESTADVISSVIVWSGLRISAAPPDPKHPYGHGKAESIAGLFVSMLLFGAALFIIIHSIKDILVPHKAPEWYTLIVLMFVIITKEILFRFVISIGDAIDSTALRGDAWHHRADALTSAAALIGISIALIGGEGYESADSWAALFACVIITFNGIKIFRTALDEVMDATVPQMTKDETVRIAKQVEGVLSIGKCRIRKSGITLLVDIHVQVEGKMSVKESHAIAHLVKDELIKENLNISDVVVHIEPYHPGEAHVLLE
- a CDS encoding bacteriocin family protein gives rise to the protein MRAFSKRKNFHHVTGIFVLMVMSYLFLGTSTIFAKCAKEDDCLSCHSSQELRKVHKDCQYLKQGCLACHTAPATLSDYAKAEEGSPYACSQGETAYGRNDPRFAEIGSDIQIGQEDWEKLKRTVHETTERHLVGRKFIEVYGPLGAGIQSAPLDTYAIPSWASVDMLGESNEAIHSLKRDIVHIPLIYKDFWLFWRDMEANKKCETPLDVSAAVGASVAAAAREDDLIFNGMSEMGISGLLNADGRNILKLSDWSVIGNGFQDVVSATEKLASLGIHGPYILVVNPKLYALLHKVYERTGELEIEGVKELVCGVYRSSVIKKDVALVVAKCRQNMDLAVGANFHLEYWGSQDLNHRFRVVGSSVLRIKTPQAICTLE
- a CDS encoding multicopper oxidase domain-containing protein translates to MTGRYIMFLCVTIVCVFLFVSKGFAEIPCLLPDWDGVVTLEMEARPVTLELRPGVYFDAWGYCIKGEHPTVPGPTIKVREGTKIRIRFTNKLAVPASVHPHGVRYTIASDGTHIAGNHASIVEPGEARIFEWDTAGTPGTWYYHSMAFERGGEKGLSKGLWGALLVAPESVDPDPPDKEFVAFMHTYCIDGKEYCSFNDKSGDMEFMLGNSSAFSGEAWKVGNGEKIKIHLINIDEEMHTFHIHGHRWISKPTGKLVDTIGLDPFTTHVLEFVAGEGVGPGNWAFHCQSQNHIRNGMFGIFMVGESKIPKPLLAASASESAPPTLDGKTASFMYTDPLLKSMYEDFVGLAQGDGPWAQVYQPIPLYTYFNPARHYTPPESKEYETLLGKYKPGQCVECHEEVSPGIVAEWKMSDHANTKKTPYQTLETQEIEQLIGKQLNNWKPGTTEGVYCSYCHGDDHENLFMPTVDTACGICHPAEAGEFMRGRDFGKPSHPHSWEGSVSVPWYAELYRRGEGFSMVGCDQCHQNMSSCDDCHSRHRFSAAEARRPEVCSSCHMGPDHPDWESYEHSKWGVIYETTGGQWDWEKKLSQIVPGVDYLAPTCQYCHMYVGGGRWEMNVETKGIWRMGTIPPMEVEFKSGLKDFPYGIKIPPMDKKLEIYSAENRKKREDWIELCVKCHSDRFSRMWLDSLDQYMFASWKRIDEAQFVLENLFADDMIVPSPEDRPPFPLSDAIVKALGPDTLGPELYNLFKKTSGHLPVIGPILGAYSIFTQADGNPSGIEREFVEMWFWDHLQGYKGTAHAQQDISWWWGTAQTGGRMTRIQDEARKLRRLKALEDAIRK